ATAATTAAAGCCGTGGTCCATTTATTTTCAACGCGGTAAAGGTTAGTTAAAAGGATTCCAGTAATAACTAAAAGGACTATACTATAATTTGCCAGCGGTGTAAATCTTCTTGAAATTTCGCTCATTACCTTGCCGGCTTCTTTTCCCAGAACTTGTTTAACCGACGGTCTTGCGATAAGGAGGATAAAAGCAATCCCTCCAATCCAAATAACCGTTGTTACCAGATGAATCCAATAAGATATTATCAATATTAACTCTTTCATCTTGTTCTCCTTGTAATTTAAGTTGAGGCGGCGGATTGAATATAACCCGCCGCCTTGATTGCCTATTTTGTCTTAATGGGCAAGATCAACCCTTTCTAAATCGTATAAGTATCAGTAGATTCTTTTTTGTTCGTCTGTTTTGTCTTAACAGGTGTGATGCAGCCGCAACCACAAGATTTTTTTACCTTAATTTTGATTTCGGGCTTTTTTTCTTCGGT
This genomic interval from bacterium contains the following:
- a CDS encoding DUF4149 domain-containing protein, which translates into the protein MKELILIISYWIHLVTTVIWIGGIAFILLIARPSVKQVLGKEAGKVMSEISRRFTPLANYSIVLLVITGILLTNLYRVENKWTTALIMKHFLVFAMIAIHFYRGLFLGPKIIKTVSDDEKAALQKLSINLVKVNFGLGIFVLLLSSISFFF